The following is a genomic window from Methanoplanus sp. FWC-SCC4.
GTCTTGAAAAAAATGCGATTGATATTCTCTCCGAGAGCTATAAGGAAGAGATAAAAACAGTAATGGAGATAATCGCGGGCGATTGTCCTATGATCCCGGGATGCTCCGATAAATTTGCCTCAATCCTGAATTCCATGATAAGCGATTACAGAAAAGGGGATCTGAACGGGAAAAAGGCTGAAGAGTACAGGGAGACCCTTTTAAAAATGAGAGAGTCTGCCCCCTATGCGTCATGCAGTAACTGCTTTGACAAAAATCAGGATATTTTTGACAAAAGCATTAAAAGATGCGGTTCGTTTAAGGAGCAGTTCTCAGGAAAAAATCAGGACGGACCTGATCTGCCATTACAGGAGATCGATGCGGAGAGTATTGTCTCATCTTTCCTTGACCCGCTTGCCAACAGGCACAGGTTTAAGGTCATGCAGGAGCTTTACTGCGGCCCGAAATCATTCTCAGAACTGTCTGAGGCAACCGGACTTAAAGGAGGAAATCTGCTTTTCCACTTGGAAAAACTGTTAAAAGCATCGATGATTCTTCAAAAGCAGGAGAGGGGCGTTTATGTTCTCTCTTTAAAAGGTGCAGGGGCTTTAAAGGTCTGTGCCGGACCTGATGTACCGCAGTGAATGATATGGGGATTATTTCGATTAAACTCCGATTGCTGATGGCATCTGTATAAAGTCTTTAGACATCGGATTCTTTGAATAAGGAACTGTTGGCGAAACCCTGTAAATAAATTATAATCATCAGAAAACTCAAAAATTAATAATCAGAATCACACTTTAAAATCCAAAAAATCCCGGATTTTTCCAAAATTACCATAATTAAATAATCCTAAAAGAGCAGATATAAATTAATGTTTGAAAGTATTGGCAAAGGCTGGCGTTTGTTTAAGGAAACATTCGCCATTCTCTCAAGGGAAAAGAGCCTTATTCTCTACCCTGTAATCTCCGGAATCATCATTCTGCTGATTCTCGGCCTGTTGTTCATACCGCTGCTGTTTATATCGGGCACAACCGGCATCAATCCTGAAAATATGGGCATAACAGGATATGTAATCTGGATTCTGGTTCTCTTTGTAATATTCCTCGTTGTAAGTTTTGTATCATCGTTTTTCAAAGCCGGAATTGTATTCAATGCAACTGAGGTTATAAAGGGAAATGATCCGGCTTTTAAAGACGGAATCAATGCCGCCTTATCAAAAACCGGTTCATTATTTGTCTGGGCCCTTATTGCAGCGACTGTCGGTATTGTTTTAAGTCTCCTCAGGGAATCAGACAACCCTCTTGGACGTATGGTAACTGAAATCCTTGTTGGAATTGCCGGTGCGGTGTGGAATCTTGTCACATTCTTTGTAATCCCTGTGATGATATTCGAGGACAAGGCTCCCTTCCCTTCAATAAAGGAATCCTGGGAACTTTTTAAGAAGACATGGGGCGAGACCGTCATTGCCGGATTTTCATTTGGAATTGTATTCATACCCGCATTTCTTCTAATGGCAGCCTCATTCTTATCTGTAATTGTAGCGCCATTTGAAGTCTTTGCAGGCATGATTGCACTTACAATAATTGTCTTTGCATTAACCTCAGTCATCGTTTCAGCACTTCAGGGAATCCTTGTAGCCCTTCTTTATCATTACGCAAAGACAGGCGAGATATCATCACTTGTTGAGAGGGAATTAATCGAAGGGGCGTTTGTTGAAAAGAAAACCAATAAAAAGACCGGAGAATTCATTCCCGGACAGATCTAAAAATATTTTTTTTACCATATGGACCTAAATCTTTAATCCAGGGTTTATGAGGCTGATGCGGCAGTTATAGGCGTGTCAATTTTTTAGGCTTAATAAAAGAGAAAAAAATGTCCGGATTTAAACAAAATGTTTTAGTCAGGGCTCAGGGCATCATCCTGTGTTCGCCGACAATCTCTTTGAATATCTCTTCTTCATCCCTTATATCGCAAAGGCGGCTGAAATATCTGTTTATATTTTTAATATCGCGAACCAGGAATTTTATTGCCCTTGGATGATCGGGGGTTACTGCCTGACCCATATCGATTATGATGTGTTTCTCTCCGTCAAAGAGTATGTTAAACTCGGAAAGGTCGGCATGAACGAGGTTTGCATCATTGAAGAGTGTCTTCATATCCCTGATTATTGCAGCATAAATCTCCGCTGCCTCTTCTTTTGATAATTTTACCTGCCTAAGCTGCGGGTAAGGAACGTCACCTTCACCGCAGAATTCCATTAAAAGTATGTTTCTGTCAAAGTATATTGTCTCAGGACAGTTTATTCCGGCATCATGTGCACGGGTCAGGTTTGAGTACTCTTTTTTTGTCCAGGCAAAAATGACCTCTTTTTTGGATTTCCTGACAGATGAAAATCTTGGATCACCTGCAAGGTAGTCGCCCATTGCCTTGAAGTTTGCAGACTGAATCCTGTATATTTTGATCGCAATTGGTTTTCCGTTTTCATCCTCTCCGGAAAAAACATTTGCCTCTTTTCCGGTCGATATTGAGCCTCCGATCAGAGATATTCTTTTTTTATGGACAAGTTTGTATAGAGCAAGCAGTGTCTGATCGTCAAAGACGTTTTCCATCACTTTCAACTGGTCGGCATCCTTGATTCTGACACCTGATTTTTCGATCTCCCG
Proteins encoded in this region:
- a CDS encoding winged helix-turn-helix domain-containing protein; this encodes MMTDSNDKILENRAKDADILNAIDKLSGDMDELKNDLRFYIKKTETGIIQAAYSGLEKNAIDILSESYKEEIKTVMEIIAGDCPMIPGCSDKFASILNSMISDYRKGDLNGKKAEEYRETLLKMRESAPYASCSNCFDKNQDIFDKSIKRCGSFKEQFSGKNQDGPDLPLQEIDAESIVSSFLDPLANRHRFKVMQELYCGPKSFSELSEATGLKGGNLLFHLEKLLKASMILQKQERGVYVLSLKGAGALKVCAGPDVPQ
- a CDS encoding DUF6159 family protein produces the protein MFESIGKGWRLFKETFAILSREKSLILYPVISGIIILLILGLLFIPLLFISGTTGINPENMGITGYVIWILVLFVIFLVVSFVSSFFKAGIVFNATEVIKGNDPAFKDGINAALSKTGSLFVWALIAATVGIVLSLLRESDNPLGRMVTEILVGIAGAVWNLVTFFVIPVMIFEDKAPFPSIKESWELFKKTWGETVIAGFSFGIVFIPAFLLMAASFLSVIVAPFEVFAGMIALTIIVFALTSVIVSALQGILVALLYHYAKTGEISSLVERELIEGAFVEKKTNKKTGEFIPGQI
- a CDS encoding serine protein kinase RIO, which translates into the protein MAREYIQKKFDREIEKSGVRIKDADQLKVMENVFDDQTLLALYKLVHKKRISLIGGSISTGKEANVFSGEDENGKPIAIKIYRIQSANFKAMGDYLAGDPRFSSVRKSKKEVIFAWTKKEYSNLTRAHDAGINCPETIYFDRNILLMEFCGEGDVPYPQLRQVKLSKEEAAEIYAAIIRDMKTLFNDANLVHADLSEFNILFDGEKHIIIDMGQAVTPDHPRAIKFLVRDIKNINRYFSRLCDIRDEEEIFKEIVGEHRMMP